The DNA sequence TATTAAACTCTTCATTTGCCATTTCATAAATTTCTTCTTCTAATTTAACTAATTTTCCGTATAATTCTTTACTATATTTTTCAAAATATTTAATATCAATTTTTATTCCATATTTTTCCATTTTTGCTAAAACTTTTACTAATGGCAATTCTATATTTATAAAAAGATCATATAGTTCTTCTTGTTTTAGTTCCTCTTCAAAACTTTTTTTTAAATTTTCAAAATATAAAACTCTCTTGCAATAAAATTCAGTTGCTCTATTTATATCAATTTTTTCTATAACTTCTTTTCCAAATGTCTCTTTATAATTGGCTAATTGTATTCCAAATTTACTATTTAAAATATTTTCCAAATCATACTTACTATCTGAATCCAAAATATAATATGCAATCATAATATCAAAATAGTTTTTCTCTTTTATATACTCTTTTTTTATTAAATTTTTAAGACTATAACCAATAACATTACACTTTTCAATTTTTTCTTTTAATAACATCTCATCACAATTGGTTGCTCCTAAATAATTATGATAAAGCGAAATATAATATAATTTTTCATTACTAGATATTGCAACCCCTGCACCATTAAATAACAAGGCTATTTCATCTGCAAATTCAATATCTCTTAATTTTTCATTATTATCTATAATTATTATATCTTCTTTCTTAAATTCAATTAAATTTTCATTATTAATTTCTTTTTTATTTTCTTCTATTGTTGCTTCACCAGCTTCAATTTTTAATTTTTTCAAAAGTGATTTAAACTCTAACTCATTAAAAATTTTATATAATCTGTCATTATCAAGTTTTTTGAATTCCAGTTTTTCAACATCCACTTCTACTGGAACGTTTTCATCTATAATTGCTAATTTTCTACTTAAAAATGCTAATTCTTTATCTTGTTCTAATTTTTCTCTCATTTTACCTTTAGTTTTATCTATATTTTCATATAATGTTTCTAAATCTCCATATTCAGATATAAATTTTACTGCTGTTTTAGGCCCCACTCCTCTTACTCCTGGAATTCCATCTGAACTATCTCCTTGCAATCCAAAAAGGTCTGGTATCTGGCTTGGTAATACTCCCAATTGTTCCACAACATCATCATCTGTTTCTAAAACCCTAAATTTCCCAACACCTTTTCCAAGAAGTGATATTTTTCTATTTTCAGATAAAAGTTGTGATAAATCTTTATCTCCTGTAACAATATAAGTTTTTATATTGTTTTCAGCTAAATTTTTAGATAATGTCCCCAATAGATCATCAGCTTCATATCCAATAACTTTAAACTTTTTTATATTAAATCCATCTAAAATCTCTTCTATTTTTGAAATTTGTGCTATCAATTCTTCTGGTGCAGCTTTCCTTTGCTTTTTATATCCTTCATACATCTCTCGTCTTTTTAATTGCTCTCTTCTTACATCAAAACAAGCTGCAATATAATCAGGTTTAAATTTATCAATTATACTTAGCAGTGTATTTGTAAAACCATATGCTGCTCCAGTTGGCTCTCCATTTGAATTCCTCATATTTATCAATGAATAATACGCTTTGTACATTACAGCACTTACATCTATTAATACTGCTTTTTTCATAATATATCATCCTTTTTAAATGTATTTTTTATCATTTATTATACCACAATAAATGATTACTTTCAACTATAGTATCTGCAGAAAAATTTTTAAAATTTATCAAAAAATAAAAAACAGCTTCCTAATTAAAGAAAGCTGTTTTTTTATTTTATTCAGTTGTAACCATTGTTAATTGCTTTGCTGCCGACGTATTTTTATTTGAACTGTCATCTGCAACTTTCAGATATACTGTTGCGGCACTAGATGCTTTTATACTAATTTGTACAACTGTATTTTTAACACCTAATTTTACTACTCCTATTAGATTCGCATTAGCTCCACTTCCATCATATGCGTATACCGTAACATTATCTTCTTCAGTTTGTTTTATACTTAATTGTAAATAATCAACTCCATTTAAACTAACTGTGTCTATACTTCCCACAATAACAAGAGCATCTACATTTGGAGCTTCATCATCACTTGCATTTATCGTAACTTCGCTAGTTTCATTTCCTGCCAAATCTTTTAATTTTAATTTAAATGTGCTACTATTATTCACTGTTTTATTGTATGTTAAATCAGAACCAGTCCACTCTTTTGATTCTCCATCAATATTAACATATATTTTATCACTACTTCCAATACCAACTAATGTTGTATTTAAAGCGTTTGATGAGATTGTTATTGTATCTTTTTTTACACTAGCTACTATCTTTGTGGTATCCAATGCCGTTATATCAGGTATAGATGAATCTATATCAAAAGTTGCTGTTCCTGGTGTTGAAGTCTCAAATCCTAATTTTGATTCCCCATAAACTTTTACAGTTATTGTTGTTAAATTATAATTTCCTAAATCTTCAGTTTTTACTGTTGTACTATTCGTTGTTACATCTTGAGTATATATTTTTGTAGAGCCATTATAATAATCTACTCTATAAGTTCCTAATACATTCCCTTTAGCTACATCATCATTTGTTTCAGCAATAGCATTCCAACCAACGGTTACTGTATCTCCTTTTTTCAATTTTCCTGAAGTTGCTGTTACTCCTGTAACAGTATAACTATAACTTTGAGCAAATTTACTCGTTATAGTTTCATAAGCATCATGTAATGTAGAAGTTGTTGAACTATTTCCTGAACTATCAACCACCTCTAGTTTAATCATTGAATATGAATCCCCATTTATATTTAATTTAAAATCTCCATTACTATCTGCTAAAGTGTTACCTATTTCATTATTAGAACTGTCTTTAGCTTTTATTGTGCTATTTGCTTCTGCTTTTCCTGATATTTCATCTAATTCAGGAGATTTTTTATTTGTAACAACTACACTTGTAGGTAATTCTGGTGGTAATTTATCTTCAACTTTTAAAGAGATCGAATTTGTTTTATCTCCTATAAATGTGCTATTCCCATATTTATCAACTGCTTTTATTACTAAAGTATCACCAGTATTAATATTTCCAGATAAAGGCAATGTATATCCATTTGCCCCACTTAAATCTATTCCTGGAGCAGATAAAAGAAACTCTCCACTTAAAGAATCTTTATACATATTTAATGTAACATATGTTAAATTTGGAGCTTGTGATACAGAAAATTCTCTTAATGGAGCTTCCTGAGTAGCTCCTTCATGTATTGCAGCTTTTACATTTGCCAATGTTAAATTTAAATAAATAGTGTTTTCGAACTTATAAATATCCGTCTTGTTTAAATGTTCATCTTGAAGATATACATTTATTTTATCATATTGATTATCTCCTAAATCTACTACCAGCTCCCTATTTTTTCCTGTATCATCTTTTCTAATTAATTTTCTTAAAATAACATTTCCTTTGTCATCAGTTATAAATACTGTTATATTTTCTCCAGAAGTAGTTGGAGTTCCAAAATTATCATAATCCCCATTTGGATTAGAATAAGGAATATACGCAATTAAATAATCATCATATCCACTGTAATTTTCTACAAGAGTCATCCATCCTTGATCTATATCTGGACTCACAGTTGCCTCATTTATGCTAAATGTATAATTCCCACCTGGATTTTTTATAGTATAATCTGTACCAGTAGAATCTAAACCTGTATATAGTGCATCTGAACTATCTTCTTTTAAATTTCCTGCAAAATCAAAATATATCTTGTTTATCCCTTCCCATTCTGTAGTTGTAGTTGTCCCAAATTTATTATATACACTTAAAGCATCTCGTTTATGATATTCTGTAGGTGCTAATGTATCAAATGTCCCAACATACTCATAATCAACAGAAGCTCCATTTATTTTTGTTGCTCTAATTTTTATAGTATACTCATTTCCTTCTATAATTCCATTGTTATTATTAAAATCTGTATAAACTCCATCGGTAGAAGTTACGCTTCCAGCATAAATAGGATCATCTGCTAAATTGGGACTATAAAATGTTCCGTCAGATAGCAGTGTAAGTGATTTTAACGTTGTAGGTATAGTTGTAGTCCCGCCTTTCCATGCAATAACATTTCCAGAACTATTTTTTACACTTACAATTTCAACTATATCTGCATTGTCAACTTTTCCAGTTATTACAAAATCACCTTTATACTCTGTATTTAACTCTGGAACTGATACAAATTTAGGCTTTTCTGATTCTAATGGCCTTGTTAGAGATACTATTCTCTCTATTTTTACTATTGGATTAGTAAGAGTTTTTATTGTACCCACTATTTTTATAGAACTTATACCTGTTAAATCTACTGATGCAAAATCTGTACCTGTCCCATTTGGCGAACTATTTTTCTCTTTTAATTCTCCATTTAAATATAAATCTAATTCACTAAATTTATCTCCATTTAATATATCTATATTCTGAATTTCACTAGCTATCTTCCAACTTAAATCAGAATCATTAATTCCATCTATTTCTACTCCATTAACTCCTAACAGATCATCTGTATTATCCGAATCTAGGTCAAAACTAGTTGGAGTTACCGTTGTTAGTGAGTTATCAGCTCTTATTTGAATCATATCATAATTTTTAGGCGAAACCTCACTATAATTAAAAATAATGCTTCCTTCAAAATTTATATTACTATTATCAATAGCATTTTTTTGAAATCCACCTATCCAGGCTGACTCGTTTGCTGATTTGTTTATAAAATCAGCTTGTATATTATATTCGTCAGATATTTCAGCAGGCATATTTATATTCCCTTTTATATACATCTCCTCTTTATTTTGCTTTATTGTAACTTCAGAAAGAGATATTTTAGTATCTGTTTTAGTTCCATCTTCATTTATATCTCCATTGTTTACCAACAAAATAAATGTTATTGATTTTATCAAACTATCTCCTAAATATATCTGTAAATTTGATTTTTGTATAGTTTGATTTAAAGTTATATCATCTATATTATATTTTTCCTTATCCGCACTTACAGTATAACTAGTATTATTTCCAACTTTTATTTTGTAATCCAGCTTATCTGGATTATTAATTTTAATTGATTTTAATACAACATCTGTACTACCATCATAATCAAAATAATACTTATTTTCTATATTATCTCCTAAAGGATTAATCTCTTGTCCTGAAGTAGAATTATCATCTGAATAAAATGTTATATCTGAATCTTTTATATTTATCTCTGTTGCAAGAGCATTTTCATCAATATATCTAAAACTTAAAACATCTGTGCTATGATTTAAAGCTTCATCTGTCATCTCAATTTTAAATCCAACCATTTGACTTGATGCTAAAGAATCATATCCAAAATCTTTTTCTAAATCATATGTTCCAGAATACAATTCTGTATCTGGTTCATGTTGTAATGTTACTTTTTCTTTGTCTACAATAGTACTATTAATTTCTTCTATTCTTATTAAATTTATTGTCGCATTTTTATCATTTTTACTTGTATATTGAAATGTAATTGTTTTACCATTTATTTGCATTGGAGCAGAAGGATTTCCTTCATATTTTCTTATAGATTCCTCTCCAACTTTTATTTTTAAATTAGCTGTATCTAAGTCTGCCAAAACATCAGCTTTAGCTATTTCTCTTTTTATCAAAGTTTCATTCCCATTAGCATCCTCTGCCAAAATATATAAAAACCATTTTGTTCCAGTAGTTCCAGAATATTTACCGCTTGTTGCTGGATCTTTATCAATAAATAAAGATATAATATCTGTAGTTAAAATTGTTGTTGAAAGAGCTGAAGCTATCTCTACTCCATCTTTTTTTATTTTATTTCCTTCTGATTTTATCTCTTGTGCAGTTGACTTCCCATCATCTTTTATTAATGCTCCATATAATGTCACTTTATATTCATCACTTGTTTTTATTTCTAAATTTACATTCCCAAAATCTGTTAAATTTTCATCAAAATTTAATTTATTCCCATTCACAGGATATAAAACTTCTAATTTCGGAGGTTTTGCATCTACAGTTACCTCTACAGGCCCTGTTCCTGATGCATTCCCTACATAAGCTGTACTTTCCGCTCTTAAATTTATCAATAATAATGATATACTGTTTTTCCCTTCAGCTAAAATATAATCATCTACATTATCACCTTTAACATTTAATATTATTTTTCCTGTTCCAGAGCTTTGAGGATATTCTACTTTTTTTGTTCCTGAAACTTTTCCGATTTTATAGTCTACAACTACTCCATTTATAAATACATATATCCCTATTTCATCATCTGCTATATAATCAGAGTTTGATGTACCATCATATACTGCTTCTATTTTATCTAATCCTACTCCACCTTGAATATTAGTTCCATCTGGATTTAAAACATCTCGATTTATACTTCTACTTAAATTTTTATTGCTTTTTTCATTAAATATTTCTCCATTATTAGGATATAAAATTTTTCCAGAATCTTTTGAAAAATTTTGATTATTAATATTTACTTCTAACCCCTCTTTAAGATAATTAACATCTACCTCTTTAGATAGTTTCGATTTTTCTCCATAATTAGTTATCACGGATTCAACTATTATTTTATTTTCTCCTGGCTGCAGCTTTATATTTTCATTATATACTCCACTCAAGCCCCCATTTATTTGAGTGCCATTTATTTTTAAAGTATCGCCATTTGTTACTATTTTTATATTTACGTTATCCTTATTAACTATTACACTTTCTGGTATTACTTCTAAATTTATTTTAGTATTATATTTTTCACTTTTTAGACATCCAGATATAAATAATAATGCTAGTAAAATAAGTATGCTAATCCCCTTTTTTTTCATTTCCACCCACTCCTCTTATTTTTTATGAAACTAATTTAAAACAGTAATTCCGCCATCTTTATCTATTGTAAATATTATTTCTGAACTGTTATTCCCACTATCATAAGCTTCTATTTTATAATTATATAAAGAATTATTATCAAAATCTAAATCAGTTTCACTAAAATATTTTTCATTAATATCCGTAATATCTTTTAATTTAACATACGAATTATTCTCTTTTCTATATACTGAATATTTACTAAAATCTTTTATGTATGGAAATTCCCACCAAATAGATACGAAATCTCCTGAAACATATCCAACTATATTTTTAACTTTAGCTGGTTTTAAATCACAAGTTTTTATTGTAAATATATTTGTCTCAGAATACTCATCTTCATCATTTACACTATTAACATCCAAATCTTTATCCCAAGCTCTTATTTTATAGTAATATTTACTATTTTCGTTTAGTCCATTTTCAATTAAGTTTATTTCATTATTTGAATAATCAACAGAACCATTTGAATAATATGTTTTATTGTATTTCCCTCTATATATTAATATTGAAGGATATATTACAGTTGTGTTATCTACTGAAGTTGATATACTTCTATACACTTCATAATATTGTAAATCTTTTATTTTAGTTGATACATCATTAATTTTTATTTTCATTCTAACTTTATTATTTTCATCATTACTTCCATAAAATTTTGTGCTATCATAAGAATAAACAGAACCACTCGATTCTTCTTCAAATTTCATTTCAAAATCAGTTGGTATATCTGGTGGCAAATTATAACTGTACGCTGATACACCATTTGACCTATCAGATATTTTATACCCTTTATCCCTAACTACGACCTCATATTTGTACAATTTATTTTCATTCTCTTTTCCTATTTCATCTTTGTAATATGTTTCATTTGCATTTTTTATTGTAGCAATTTCTTTATAATCATTTTCATTGTCTGAACCAGTGTCATTTCTGTATATTACATATTCCAAAAAATCATGTCTATCTATCTCAGAAACTTTATCCCAATATATTTTTATTCCATATTTTTGTAATGTATCTATCTCTTTTTCTACATTTCCAAAATATATTGTAAGCTTTTCTGGTTGTTTATTTAATGTCTTTATCTCTAATATATTTGACTGCACTTTGTTTTCTGAATCTTTTATATATTTATCATAACCTAATATATAAAATTTATAAATAGAATCATCGTCCAATCCACTTATAACATTATATAATTTTGTCCCACTATAGACCCTTTCATAATTTTCATCATCTCCTTCTTTTTCCATATATAATTCATATTTCAACAAGTTATTTCCAGGGTAAAGGCCTGTCCAATTCAACGTTAATGCTGTTTGACTTAAATTACCATATGAAAGCTCTATTGGAAGCAATTTATAAAAATTAATATATAATGTTTTTATACTTATATTTCCTGCTTTATCTTTCGATAAAATATCTAGTTTATTCAAACCTTGAGTCAATAAATTATTTGTAATTGATACACTATAAATCCCCTTTTCTAAAGGTGATGCATTTATAGTGTTATCCCCTATTTTTAAATTAACTTCACTAGATTCAACTTCTAAATCATCAGTAACTTTAAAATCTATATAAATATCTCCATCCATTGGATAATTCATATTTTTTGTATAGTTAATTTCTGAATAAATCAAATTTGAAGAATCTTTTTTATATACTTTAATTTCACTTGTTATCGGTGGTAAGGCGTCATAATATATTTCATAATTATTTTCTTCTGATAATCCATTTTCATTTTCTAAATATATATTTATATCATTATTACTATTTTTTTTTCCTAAATATATTGGATATATCCCATTCGATTCCTCTTTTGAATATAATATTTCACCATTTAATTTTAAAATAAATTTATCAATTTTCATCTTTATATTTTGAGAATCTATTTTTATAACAAGCGATACATCTCCATTAGCAGAGTATTCTATTTTATTTTCAACTATATCTTTATTATCTAATTTTATCTCTTTTATAATGGGAGATTCTTTATAATACCTAACCAAAATATTTTTTTCATTTTGGTTTCCTGCAAAATCGTAAAAAATTAATTTTCCAGAAAATTCACTATCTTTTATCTCTTCTGATGTTATTTCAAATATATATCTCATATTTGATTTTATTTCTTTAGGAGATTTATCTCCTAATTTCACATCTTTTATCCCAACATTATCCTCTAAAGTAACATCAATTAATATATTTTTATTATCTTTCAAATTCACAATCATATCATCTGCATATAACTTTCCATTTATAGTTAAGCTTTTTACTGTAGGAGATTCTGCATCTAATGATACCATCTTTTCTCCAGTTAATATATTCCCTGCTTTATCACTAACCTCATAATATATTGAACTTTTCGTAGTTGTTATATCTTTCGTGAATCTATTTGTAGAACTATCTACTGTAATTTCACTATTTTCAATTAATAATTTTTCAAAATTATCATCTTCTACTTTTCCTGATAAATTAATGGCATCTTCTTTTGATTTTATCCAAATTTTATCATTATATTCATTATCAAAAGTTACAATTGGTTTAGTATTATCATAATATATATTTTTCTCAACAGACTCCTGATTTCCAGCATTATCTCCAACTTCTAATTTTATAATTTCATCTTTTTTAGGTTCACTTAAAATATAATCTAAATTAAAATCCCCACTGCTCTTGTCCCAATCAGCATTTTCAGAATTTAATTTAAAATAACTTAAATTTAAATGCACATCTTCTGTTTTTAATTCTCCTGTTATTGAAATATTTGGAGAATTCACATAATATATATCATCCTTAGGCAAAACTTCTATACTGCTTTCTAATATTTTTATATTATCCATTTTAGGTTTTGTTATACTGTTATATATTTTTATATTTTTTTCTTCAGTTACATTTCCAAACTCATCTAAAAAAGAAAATTTAATTACATTACTTCCGTTTTTAACATCTACTGTTACTTGTTGATTAATAAACTTACTTTTGTCAATTTGTATATCATTTACAGATAAATAATTTAAATTAATAATATCACTTACATCTTCTAACTCAAATTTTAATGTAACTTTTGATTTATTTGTAATATATTCTTCTCCTAGATTTACTTCAGTATCATCACAATATATTTTGTGATAACTAGGAGGTACTTTATCATAATAAAATTTTATTGCACTTGTTGTTACATTCCCAACTTCATCTACTACATTTATACTTAAAACGTTATCTCCTGATTTTATATTTTCATAATTAAGCGTGTATGAATCAGTTCCCTTTGTAAAAGTTTGCTCCTCTAAACTCACTTCTTTTATTCCACTCTCATCAGTTGCATTTAACTCAATTTTTATTTTATTATTATTCCCACCTACAATCATATTATCTATATAATCTTTATCATTTATCTTAAGTTTTGAAACTTTAGGAGAACTGTCATCCTTTATTAAATTTATTTTTATATTTTTTTTATTACCTCTCTCATCTTCTGCTATTAATGTTATTTTTTGAATTTTAGTAGTATCTATATATAGAGTAAATTCTCCATTTTTTAATTCTACATTAATATCATTTTCTTTTAAATATTTTACTTTATCATTATCTTTTACACTACCTTCAATCTTTACTATACCATCTTTATAAGGAAGATTATATTCTCCTTCTTTTATTTTTATTATATTCTTATTTTTTAATACTATTGTTGGAGCTTCTTTATCAAAATAATTCATTATACATCCTGCAAAAATTAAGCTTAATAACAATATCAACAACATTTTTTTATGCATAATATATCACATCCCTATAAAATAATATAATACTACTCTTAATTATCGACAAATTCATAAAATAACTTAATAAAAAAACAGCTGCCTTATTTTCTAGAAAATTTTATATTTTTCATTAGTGACAATCACTATTCCTATCATGGTTACAAAAAATCCTCCCCTTTGTGAACCCTTAGTGCCCTTTGCGTCTTTGTGCTGAAATTATTTTACTAATAAATTTACACTTTCCTAACAAATAAAAAAGAAGCTACACTTCATCTCGTAAAAAAATGGCGTAGCTTATTCTATATATATTTTTTAATTCCAATCATATCTATTCTCTTTATATCCCAATATAATAATCGTCAATTTAATCCACTTTAGTTAAAATTTCTACTCCCTTAGAAGTTACTAAAACAGTATGCTCAAATTGAGCACTAATACTATTATCAGCTGTTGTAACTGTCCATCCATCTTCTTTTGAAGTAATTGTTCTGTGAGATTTTCCCATATTAATCATTGGTTCTACAGTAAAAATCATTCCTTCTTTAAGTCTAATTCTATTTTTGGCTGTATAATTATGAAAAACAGCTGGCTCTTCATGAAATTTTGCACCAATACCATGTCCTGTATAATCTCTTACTATAGAATATCCAAATTTATTTATGTATTTTTCGATAGTTTTCCCAACTTCATACAAATATTTCCCTGGTTTAATTGCCTCAATTCCTTTATACATAGCATTTTCTGTTCTTTTTACTAAATTAACAACTTCTTCATCTACATTCCCGACCAAAAAAGTTTTAGAAGTGTCCCCATGATAACCATCTAAAATTACTGTAACATCCAAATTTATAATATCTCCATCTTTTAAAATTTCTTTTTCAGAAGGAATTCCATGACAAACTACATTATTAATAGATGTACACATACTTTTTGGAAATCCATTATAATTTAATGGTGCTGAAATAGCTCCATGTTCTTTTGTGAATTCTTCTGCCAAGTCATTAAGATATTGAGTTGAAACTCCTTCTTTTACAAAAGGCTCTAAATATATTAATAATTCTCCTGCCAATTTACCAGCTTTTCTCATCTTTTTAATTTCTTCTTTAGTTTTAATCTTAATCATCATATTTCTCCTTCTATTTTATATTATATTTTTTATTTACGTGATTTTTTCAATATATCTTTAATAGCTTCCTCAATACTAGTATACTTCATTATATCTTCTGTTTTCAATAGTTTTTTTATCTCTTTTTCTCCATATCCAAGGGATTGTAATGCTAAAATTATATCTTCTTCTAATTTATATCCATTATTTGTCTCTGCTGTTTCTTCTCCAATTTCCCCAGTTAATTTTATTTTGTCTTTTATATCTAAAATTAATTTTTGACCTTTTTTCATTCCTAATCCTGGTACTTTAATTAATCTTTTTAATTGCTCGTTAATAATAATATCTTTTAATTCAGCTATACTATAAGTTGATAATACTGCAATTGCTAATTTAGGTCCAACTCCACTTGCATTTACTAATATTACAAAAAATTTTCTCTCTTCTTCAGTATAAAACCCAAAAAGCTTAAAAGCTTCTTCTTTCACATGTGTGTAAATATATAATTTTTCTTCACTATTTTTTATACTTTCATATGTTTTTAAAGATATGTATATTTTATATGCAATCCCATTTATATCAATAGCCACATAATCAACCCTTTTAACTACAATTTTTCCTTTTATATATTCGTACATAATTTCTCCTTTTTTTTATTATCAATTAACCTTCTATATAATTCCCATCTGGCAACATCTCATCTGAATGATACTTTCCAATTTCTTCCATTTGATACCTAACACAATTTTTCCAATTGCTTTCACTTAAACAATATCTATCTATCCATTTTCTCTCTATTCTTCCTTCTTCATATGCAAATTTCATAGGACAAACAAAATACCACTTACATCTCAT is a window from the Haliovirga abyssi genome containing:
- the polA gene encoding DNA polymerase I: MKKAVLIDVSAVMYKAYYSLINMRNSNGEPTGAAYGFTNTLLSIIDKFKPDYIAACFDVRREQLKRREMYEGYKKQRKAAPEELIAQISKIEEILDGFNIKKFKVIGYEADDLLGTLSKNLAENNIKTYIVTGDKDLSQLLSENRKISLLGKGVGKFRVLETDDDVVEQLGVLPSQIPDLFGLQGDSSDGIPGVRGVGPKTAVKFISEYGDLETLYENIDKTKGKMREKLEQDKELAFLSRKLAIIDENVPVEVDVEKLEFKKLDNDRLYKIFNELEFKSLLKKLKIEAGEATIEENKKEINNENLIEFKKEDIIIIDNNEKLRDIEFADEIALLFNGAGVAISSNEKLYYISLYHNYLGATNCDEMLLKEKIEKCNVIGYSLKNLIKKEYIKEKNYFDIMIAYYILDSDSKYDLENILNSKFGIQLANYKETFGKEVIEKIDINRATEFYCKRVLYFENLKKSFEEELKQEELYDLFINIELPLVKVLAKMEKYGIKIDIKYFEKYSKELYGKLVKLEEEIYEMANEEFNINSPKQLSEILFIKMGINPVKKTKTGFSTNVEVLETLKNRGIEIADKLLQYRQYKKLQTTYVEALPKLVDKNDRIHTTFNQTGTTTGRLSSVNPNLQNIPVKTSEGIKIRYGFLAEEGYSLVASDYSQVELRVLAELSKDKNLIEAYSKDLDLHDLTARKILGKDETEEITRAERGIAKIVNFSIIYGKTPFGLSKEIGITVGEAKTYIDKYFETYENVKKFIDDTVEFAKENGYVKTRFGRKRRIIGINSKNKNIKNQAERMAVNSVVQGTAADVLKIVMIKLYAELKDKKDIKMLLQVHDELVFSIENSKIEEYSKLIKDVMENSINFENIKLITNINSGKRWSETK
- a CDS encoding Ig-like domain-containing protein, with translation MKKKGISILILLALLFISGCLKSEKYNTKINLEVIPESVIVNKDNVNIKIVTNGDTLKINGTQINGGLSGVYNENIKLQPGENKIIVESVITNYGEKSKLSKEVDVNYLKEGLEVNINNQNFSKDSGKILYPNNGEIFNEKSNKNLSRSINRDVLNPDGTNIQGGVGLDKIEAVYDGTSNSDYIADDEIGIYVFINGVVVDYKIGKVSGTKKVEYPQSSGTGKIILNVKGDNVDDYILAEGKNSISLLLINLRAESTAYVGNASGTGPVEVTVDAKPPKLEVLYPVNGNKLNFDENLTDFGNVNLEIKTSDEYKVTLYGALIKDDGKSTAQEIKSEGNKIKKDGVEIASALSTTILTTDIISLFIDKDPATSGKYSGTTGTKWFLYILAEDANGNETLIKREIAKADVLADLDTANLKIKVGEESIRKYEGNPSAPMQINGKTITFQYTSKNDKNATINLIRIEEINSTIVDKEKVTLQHEPDTELYSGTYDLEKDFGYDSLASSQMVGFKIEMTDEALNHSTDVLSFRYIDENALATEINIKDSDITFYSDDNSTSGQEINPLGDNIENKYYFDYDGSTDVVLKSIKINNPDKLDYKIKVGNNTSYTVSADKEKYNIDDITLNQTIQKSNLQIYLGDSLIKSITFILLVNNGDINEDGTKTDTKISLSEVTIKQNKEEMYIKGNINMPAEISDEYNIQADFINKSANESAWIGGFQKNAIDNSNINFEGSIIFNYSEVSPKNYDMIQIRADNSLTTVTPTSFDLDSDNTDDLLGVNGVEIDGINDSDLSWKIASEIQNIDILNGDKFSELDLYLNGELKEKNSSPNGTGTDFASVDLTGISSIKIVGTIKTLTNPIVKIERIVSLTRPLESEKPKFVSVPELNTEYKGDFVITGKVDNADIVEIVSVKNSSGNVIAWKGGTTTIPTTLKSLTLLSDGTFYSPNLADDPIYAGSVTSTDGVYTDFNNNNGIIEGNEYTIKIRATKINGASVDYEYVGTFDTLAPTEYHKRDALSVYNKFGTTTTTEWEGINKIYFDFAGNLKEDSSDALYTGLDSTGTDYTIKNPGGNYTFSINEATVSPDIDQGWMTLVENYSGYDDYLIAYIPYSNPNGDYDNFGTPTTSGENITVFITDDKGNVILRKLIRKDDTGKNRELVVDLGDNQYDKINVYLQDEHLNKTDIYKFENTIYLNLTLANVKAAIHEGATQEAPLREFSVSQAPNLTYVTLNMYKDSLSGEFLLSAPGIDLSGANGYTLPLSGNINTGDTLVIKAVDKYGNSTFIGDKTNSISLKVEDKLPPELPTSVVVTNKKSPELDEISGKAEANSTIKAKDSSNNEIGNTLADSNGDFKLNINGDSYSMIKLEVVDSSGNSSTTSTLHDAYETITSKFAQSYSYTVTGVTATSGKLKKGDTVTVGWNAIAETNDDVAKGNVLGTYRVDYYNGSTKIYTQDVTTNSTTVKTEDLGNYNLTTITVKVYGESKLGFETSTPGTATFDIDSSIPDITALDTTKIVASVKKDTITISSNALNTTLVGIGSSDKIYVNIDGESKEWTGSDLTYNKTVNNSSTFKLKLKDLAGNETSEVTINASDDEAPNVDALVIVGSIDTVSLNGVDYLQLSIKQTEEDNVTVYAYDGSGANANLIGVVKLGVKNTVVQISIKASSAATVYLKVADDSSNKNTSAAKQLTMVTTE
- the map gene encoding type I methionyl aminopeptidase, which produces MIKIKTKEEIKKMRKAGKLAGELLIYLEPFVKEGVSTQYLNDLAEEFTKEHGAISAPLNYNGFPKSMCTSINNVVCHGIPSEKEILKDGDIINLDVTVILDGYHGDTSKTFLVGNVDEEVVNLVKRTENAMYKGIEAIKPGKYLYEVGKTIEKYINKFGYSIVRDYTGHGIGAKFHEEPAVFHNYTAKNRIRLKEGMIFTVEPMINMGKSHRTITSKEDGWTVTTADNSISAQFEHTVLVTSKGVEILTKVD
- the ruvA gene encoding Holliday junction branch migration protein RuvA — translated: MYEYIKGKIVVKRVDYVAIDINGIAYKIYISLKTYESIKNSEEKLYIYTHVKEEAFKLFGFYTEEERKFFVILVNASGVGPKLAIAVLSTYSIAELKDIIINEQLKRLIKVPGLGMKKGQKLILDIKDKIKLTGEIGEETAETNNGYKLEEDIILALQSLGYGEKEIKKLLKTEDIMKYTSIEEAIKDILKKSRK